The following coding sequences are from one Panicum hallii strain FIL2 chromosome 5, PHallii_v3.1, whole genome shotgun sequence window:
- the LOC112893313 gene encoding uncharacterized protein LOC112893313, with protein MPPSKPKRRRGGASSRGRKKQKRLDAIHDVAPPPPPPAPLGVGGGGAVDDDSDAEGIRRSTRLRRAPVVLDTSPLPSPRRKRPRRGGAVGASGSSRKGRRGRARDEADAGGMEDEEEEEDYEGSVAWRSRLRDRVKGKAKLEGRARSLWFEDEEYGDEEEEAEEEEDEEEDEARMLVVDVRERAEDDEVSEESGGLQSQGRELTDREINLTIDLNVDSHEAVEGVNVVEKEEGEKGEKVGEEAVSAEQEEEEEGPTVGARNDLEEGKGEEMVTEKGLQREEKIEELELPVSVGNVSNELPCDESNEEVRVSNSGGTEQLDMQSEQITEESNLPAEQQMQLDPSGPAEQEEEVHQDEQMGHVPDVILAKDGPKERMRKSPISDEKRGAKVVKEGRRCGLCGGGTDGRPPKIALHDSVDSENEAYEGALPSEEPNYDIWDGFGDDPGWLGRLLGPIHDRFGIARVWVHQNCAVWSPEVYFAGLGCLRNVRAALCRGRLLKCSRCGRPGATIGCRVDRCPKTYHLPCSRAEACIFDHRKFLIACNDHRHLFQPQGDKYVELLRKMKIKKMKADIRKLSHDAWRKDREAEEKWLENCGEDEEFLKREGKRLNRDLLRIAPVYIGGSSENEKSYCGWESVAGLSDVIQSMKEVVILPLLYPEFFSSLGLTPPRGVLLHGHPGTGKTLVVRALIGACSQGNRRIAYFARKGADCLGKYVGDAERQLRLLFQVAERCQPSIIFFDEIDGLAPCRSRQQDQTHNSVVATLLSLLDGLKSRGSVIVIGATNRPDAIDPALRRPGRFDREIYFPLPTFEDRSAILSLHTRNWPSPISGAFLSLIATQTVGYAGADLQAICTQAAINALKRTCPLHEMLRSAEKGVEHGRVPLPSVLVEERDWLAALAAAPPPCSQREAGIAANDLVSSPLDSCLVPSLLKPLVHLLISLYLDERVWLPSSLLKASGSIKEVVFSSMEKNSVPRTFWSTYLNSLIQQKDIANRIKPILSSCGLVSAQLGSHDSMLPSHVETQDNFCGSRLNSTGSHRKGGLPHKLLGFRVLVAGAPRSGQQHLIRCLLHGFTGQIVIHKLDLATMAQEGNGDILSGLTQILLKCLNLGRCIIYMPRIDLWAVDKVHSQLEDNMLNMGTSDLASSTTNHTRKCSEVWNALVEQMDSLLASVSISVLSTSDVRFQDLPSGVRGFFSTHVVDQCFASSEHTIPRFSVNIDSRSSWDEMIDSCAFRLSHDLIQHHVQFLHDKSHKNNRHEQKEVFTSMEISIHGESKSSESEQPLCGVASRENPTQLAAGRAQQDPPPNNAKDSVENVQKLFEDTVQRYPSSRMVKGNESLAIVAFGIQILQHPQFSKLCWVTSKLREGPCTDINGPWKGWPFNSCLLHTSASPDKSVNGGNNVVVKGKEKTLYVRGLVAVGLLAYRGVYESVIEVCAEVRKVLELFVGQIRTKLLEKRNRFRYFHILSQVAYLDDIVNSWAYTFQRLHVGSRTGTSGTKSSCSKEHQSSRHAAETNVQGAPTGNSAEVEDIPAQHIQDREVVPGPNEMQDNPVQCTAEQVGIHTTVCDLDDDHVTSISCKDAVEHNLIHSASPEVHRRNLTHADTSANDGECSGANNDGKVSDLTYDEENHRPDIQRSENHTESVEYLSDLQKAGNSIGSSASADNTEIPRKVVSSEACGDDNELKENNPLNDVESSHLIDGQLEYDMNNLSVPKSSCLYKCCSPCFRAVYKMVHGTLSNSLRSNLHCLTVDDMHDILSSWCMNLLATVRKCYSSQDEVSCEENFETKTFLEHCACKSDLRHLSRECICHLESNEGTETANTDCLSGQSLSFFFKDGVWMPSNVTAETTLHCSFRRFCICSILGTISMLSQFSS; from the exons ATGCCTCCGTCGAAGCccaagcggcggcgcggcggcgcctcctCACGCGGCCGGAAGAAGCAGAAGCGTCTCGACGCGATCCacgacgtcgcgccgccgccacctcccccgGCTCCCcttggcgtcggcggcggcggcgcggtcgaCGACGATTCCGACGCCGAGGGCATCCGCCGCAGCACGCGGCTGCGCCGCGCGCCGGTCGTCCTCGACACGTCGCCGCTCCCTTCGCCCCGCCGCAAGAGgcctcgccgcggcggcgcggtgggcgCGAGCGGGAGCTCGCGGAAGGGGCGCCGGGGCAGGGCGCGGGACGAGGCGGATGCCGGGGGGAtggaggatgaggaggaggaggaggactacGAGGGTAGTGTGGCGTGGCGCTCGCGGCTGAGGGATAGGGTTAAGGGAAAGGCCAAGCTGGAGGGGCGGGCAAGGAGCCTGTGGTTCGAAGATGAAGAGTAcggggacgaggaggaggaggcggaggaggaggaggacgaagaAGAAGACGAGGCCAGGATGCTGGTGGTGGACGTTCGCGAGAGGGCTGAGGACGACGAGGTGAGCGAGGAGAGTGGGGGTTTGCAGTCGCAAGGGAGGGAACTGACGGATAGAGAGATCAATTTAACAATCGATTTGAATGTAGACTCACACGAGGCCGTGGAGGGCGTCAATGTAGTAGAAAaggaagagggagaaaaaggagAGAAGGTTGGGGAAGAAGCAGTGTCAGCAGagcaagaggaagaggaggaaggacCAACAGTAGGTGCTAGAAATGATCTAGAAGAAGGCAAGGGAGAGGAAATGGTGACAGAGAAGGGTTTGCAGCGGGAGGAGAAAATTGAAGAGTTGGAATTGCCTGTATCGGTAGGAAACGTTAGCAATGAGTTACCTTGTGATGAGAGCAATGAGGAGGTTAGGGTCAGCAATTCAGGCGGAACTGAGCAGCTTGACATGCAAAGTGAACAGATTACAGAAGAGAGCAACCTTCCTGCTGAGCAGCAAATGCAACTGGACCCATCTGGTCCTGCTGAGCAAGAGGAAGAGGTCCATCAGGATGAACAGATGGGTCATGTCCCAGATGTGATACTGGCTAAGGATGGACCAAAGGAGAGGATGCGGAAATCTCCCATTTCAGATGAAAAACGGGGGGCTAAGGTGGTCAAAGAAGGGAGGAGGTGTGGGCTCTGTGGTGGAGGGACTGATGGGAGACCACCTAAGATTGCATTGCATGATTCTGTTGACAGTGAGAATGAAGCCTACGAGGGGGCTTTGCCTTCAGAAGAGCCCAACTATGATATTTGGGATGGATTTGGTGATGATCCTGGATGGCTTGGGAGGTTGTTGGGTCCAATTCATGACCGTTTTGGCATTGCACGTGTCTGGGTTCATCAGAACTGCGCTGTTTGGAGTCCTGAG GTTTACTTTGCTGGTTTGGGGTGTCTAAGAAATGTAAGAGCTGCGCTTTGCCGTGGAAGGCTTCTGAAATGCAGTCGATGCGGCAGACCTGGAGCGACTATCGGGTGTCGCGTTGATCGTTGCCCGAAAACCTACCATTTG CCGTGTAGTCGAGCAGAAGCCTGTATATTTGATCACCGGAAGTTTCTTATAGCTTGCAACGATCATCGTCATCTCTTCCAACCCCAAGGAGATAAGTATGTTGAATTGCTCAGAAAAATGAAGATAAAAAAGATGAAGGCAGATATCAGAAAGCTGTCACACGATGCATGGAGAAAGGACAGAGAGGCTGAGGAAAAATGGTTGGAGAACTGTGGGGAGGATGAAGAGTTCTTAAAACGTGAGGGAAAAAGGCTAAACAGAGACCTTTTGCGCATTGCACCTGTTTATATAGGAGGCTCCTCTGAAAATGAAAAGTCATATTGTGGTTGGGAATCTGTTGCTGGGCTCAGTGATGTTATTCAGAGCATGAAGGAGGTGGTGATACTACCTCTTCTCTATCCTGAGTTCTTTAGCTCTTTAGGTCTTACACCTCCGAGAGGTGTTCTGCTGCATGGCCACCCAGGTACCGGTAAAACACTTGTTGTGAGGGCACTAATAGGGGCATGTTCTCAAGGTAACAGAAGGATTGCTTATTTTGCTCGAAAAGGTGCTGATTGTTTGGGTAAATATGTTGGTGACGCTGAGCGACAGTTAAGACTTCTATTTCAGGTAGCTGAACGATGTCAACCTTCTATCATATTTTTTGATGAGATAGATGGTTTAGCACCTTGTAGATCCAGACAACAAGACCAGACACACAATTCAGTTGTGGCAACTTTGCTTTCATTGCTTGATGGTTTGAAATCAAGAGGCTCGGTTATAGTGATTGGGGCTACAAATCGTCCTGATGCTATTGATCCTGCTCTTAGGAGACCAGGAAGGTTTGATCGTGAGATATACTTTCCACTTCCAACCTTTGAGGATAGATCTGCTATTCTGTCACTGCATACAAGAAACTGGCCAAGTCCTATTTCAGGTGCATTCCTGTCACTTATTGCTACCCAAACTGTTGGATATGCTGGTGCTGATCTGCAGGCAATCTGCACACAAGCTGCAATAAATGCTTTGAAAAGAACCTGCCCGTTACATGAGATGTTGCGGTCTGCTGAGAAAGGAGTTGAGCATGGGCGAGTTCCTTTACCATCAGTTCTCGTGGAGGAAAGAGATTGGTTAGCTGCTCTTGCAGCTGCTCCCCCACCCTGTTCACAAAGAGAAGCAGGGATTGCTGCAAATGATCTAGTTTCCTCACCTCTAGATTCCTGTCTTGTACCAAGTCTTCTTAAACCATTGGTACACCTGCTTATTTCTCTGTATTTGGATGAACGTGTATGGTTACCTTCGTCCCTTCTTAAGGCATCTGGCTCTATTAAAGAAGTTGTGTTCTCATCCATGGAAAAGAATAGTGTACCCCGCACTTTCTGGTCTACTTATCTTAATTCTTTGATTCAGCAAAAAGATATTGCAAATAGAATTAAACCAATCCTGTCAAGCTGTGGCCTAGTATCTGCACAACTAGGAAGTCATGATTCAATGTTGCCAAGCCATGTTGAAACACAGGACAATTTTTGTGGCAGCAGATTAAATTCCACTGGTTCTCATAGGAAAGGAGGGTTACCACATAAGTTATTAGGGTTTCGAGTTTTAGTTGCTGGAGCACCCAGATCAGGCCAGCAACACCTAATTCGCTGCCTACTTCATGGTTTTACGGGCCAGATTGTAATACACAAGCTTGATCTCGCAACTATGGCGCAGGAGGGAAATGGTGATATTCTTAGTGGACTGACACAGATTCTTT TAAAATGCCTAAACCTTGGAAGGTGCATCATCTACATGCCTAGAATTGATTTATGGGCAGTTGATAAGGTCCATAGTCAGTTAGAAGATAATATGCTCAATATGGGTACAAGTGATTTAGCATCCTCAACCACCAATCACACAAGGAAATGTTCTGAAGTTTGGAATGCGTTGGTCGAACAGATGGATTCATTGTTAGCTTCTGTATCAATAAGTGTTCTG TCCACTAGTGACGTGCGATTTCAAGATCTTCCTAGTGGAGTAAGAGGTTTCTTCAGCACACATGTTGTGGATCAATGCTTTGCTTCTTCTGAACACACAATTCCAAGATTTTCTGTGAACATTGACAGCCGCTCTAGTTGGGATGAGATGATTGATTCATGTGCTTTTCGGTTATCTCATGACTTGATTCAACATCATGTTCAATTTCTGCATGACAAATCGCATAAGAATAATCGCCATGAACAGAAAGAAGTCTTTACTTCTATGGAAATCAGTATACATGGTGAATCTAAATCCAGTGAGAGTGAGCAACCCTTGTGTGGAGTTGCTTCTAGGGAGAATCCAACTCAGCTGGCTGCAGGCAGAGCTCAACAAGATCCACCACCAAATAATGCGAAAGATAGCGTCGAGAATGTTCAGAAACTTTTTGAGGACACAGTTCAAAGATATCCTTCTAGTAGGATGGTAAAAGGCAACGAGTCACTTGCTATTGTTGCTTTTGGAATTCAGATACTTCAGCACCCGCAGTTCTCTAAACTTTGTTGGGTTACCTCGAAGCTGCGGGAAGGACCCTGCACTGATATAAATGGACCATGGAAAGGCTGGCCATTTAATTCTTGTTTATTGCATACCAGTGCCTCACCTGATAAGTCAGTAAACGGAGGAAACAATGTTGTTGTTAAGGGCAAGGAAAAGACTCTCTATGTGAGAGGGCTTGTTGCTGTTGGCTTATTAGCTTATAGAGGTGTCTACGAGTCTGTTATTGAAGTCTGTGCTGAGGTGAGAAAGGTATTGGAACTGTTTGTTGGACAGATCCGAACTAAACTTTTGGAAAAGAGAAATCGGTTTCGGTATTTTCATATTCTGTCTCAAGTAGCTTATCTGGATGATATCGTGAACAGCTGGGCTTACACCTTTCAAAG ATTACATGTTGGTAGCAGGACAGGAACATCAGGTACAAAGAGTTCATGCTCCAAAGAACATCAAAGCTCTAGGCATGCTGCAGAAACCAATGTACAAGGTGCTCCTACTGGCAACTCTGCTGAGGTTGAAGACATACCAGCCCAACACATACAGGACCGTGAAGTTGTTCCTGGTCCTAATGAGATGCAAGACAATCCAGTTCAGTGTACTGCAGAGCAAGTTGGAATCCATACTACGGTCTGTGACCTTGATGATGATCATGTGACATCTATATCCTGCAAGGATGCAGTGGAGCACAATCTTATTCATTCAGCTTCACCAGAGGTGCATAGGCGTAACCTTACACATGCGGATACATCAGCAAATGATGGAGAATGCAGTGGAGCAAACAACGATGGGAAAGTGTCCGATTTAACTTATGATGAAGAGAACCACAGGCCAGATATTCAAAGATCTGAAAACCACACAGAATCTGTTGAATACTTAAGTGACCTGCAGAAGGCAGGAAATTCTATTGGATCCTCTGCAAGCGCTGACAATACAGAAATACCAAGGAAGGTTGTTTCTTCCGAAGCTTGTGGTGATGATAATGAGTTGAAGGAGAATAATCCTCTGAATGATGTGGAATCAAGTCATTTGATTGATGGTCAACTGGAATATGACATGAATAATCTTTCAGTCCCAAAATCTTCATGTCTCTACAAATGTTGCTCTCCATGCTTTCGTGCTGTTTATAAGATGGTTCATGGTACCCTATCAAATTCTCTAAGGTCTAATCTGCATTGCCTAACAGTTGATGATATGCATGACATTCTGTCATCATGGTGCATGAATCTATTAGCTACTGTTAGAAAATGTTACAGCTCTCAAGATGAGGTCAGCTGTGAAGAAAATTTTGAAACAAAAACCTTCTTAGAGCATTGTGCTTGTAAGAGTGATCTTCGTCATCTTTCAAGGGAGTGCATATGCCACTTGGAAAGCAATGAGGGTACTGAAACTGCAAATACTGATTGCCTATCGGGACAAAGTTTAAGTTTTTTCTTTAAGGATGGTGTGTGGATGCCATCGAATGTCACTGCAGAAACAACACTTCATTGCAGCTTCAGGAGATTCTGCATTTGCTCGATATTAGGAACAATTTCTATGCTCAGTCAATTCTCCAGTTGA
- the LOC112893950 gene encoding fasciclin-like arabinogalactan protein 11 — protein sequence MAGRIAVAAAFLALAVVPAALAQAPGPAAAPSGPPNVTAILEKGGQYTTFIRLMKETQQDTQLNNQLNSSFGNNGGGYTVFAPTDNAFNNLKPGTLNSLTQQQQVSLVQGHVLANFYSMDSFQTASNPVRTQASGRDGPYTLNITSDTNNQVNVSSGVVDVRINNALYSTKPLAVYSVDKVLLPLELFGAKAPAAAPTASEGKPKKGGSSDASSPAGSEDSEPTGAASARAVGWSVAGLAAVLGYLL from the coding sequence ATGGCGGGGCGCAtcgccgtggcggcggcgttcctgGCGCTGGCGGTGGTTCcggcggcgctggcgcaggCGCCgggccccgcggcggcgccgagcgggccCCCGAACGTGACGGCGATCCTGGAGAAGGGCGGGCAGTACACGACCTTCATCCGGCTGATGAAGGAGACGCAGCAGGACACGCAGCTCAACAACCAGCTCAACAGCTCCTTCGGCAACAACGGCGGCGGCTACACGGTGTTCGCGCCCACCGACAACGCCTTCAACAACCTCAAGCCCGGCACGCTCAACTCCCTcacccagcagcagcaggtgtCGCTGGTGCAGGGCCACGTCCTGGCCAATTTCTACAGCATGGACTCCTTCCAGACCGCCAGCAACCCCGTCCGCACCCAGGCCTCCGGCCGGGACGGGCCCTACACGCTCAACATCACCTCCGACACCAACAACCAGGTCAACGTCTCCTCCGGCGTCGTCGACGTCCGCATCAACAACGCGCTCTACTCCACCAAGCCGCTCGCCGTGTACTCCGTCGACAAGGTGCTCCTGCCCTTGGAGCTCTTCGGGGCCAAGGCCCCCGCAGCCGCGCCCACCGCGTCAGAGGGCAAGCCCAAGAAGGGCGGCTCCTCCGAcgcctcgtcgccggccggctCCGAGGATTCCGAGCCCACGGGCGCCGCCAGCGCCAGAGCCGTCGGCTGGAGCGTCGCtggcctcgccgccgttctTGGCTACCTGTTGTGA